TTCCCAGACACCAGAACGATTAACATAAGTACCAAAACGAGAGACATCTTTGAGGAAATAACCATAATCGTCATCAATATCGCGATAGAAAATCATAGCGTGTTCAGAACTAAC
The DNA window shown above is from Gloeocapsa sp. PCC 73106 and carries:
- a CDS encoding FHA domain-containing protein, with protein sequence VSSEHAMIFYRDIDDDYGYFLKDVSRFGTYVNRSGVWELFHHEDVALQNGTIIRLGAIHGQTLEFLLKKPHTD